In Fundulus heteroclitus isolate FHET01 chromosome 8, MU-UCD_Fhet_4.1, whole genome shotgun sequence, a genomic segment contains:
- the LOC118563867 gene encoding alpha-(1,3)-fucosyltransferase 7-like, with translation MKCCSMKTGLLFCIMCAFLLCLHKIRQKGSIYHSTSTKNLTILLWNWPFGRKFSLKGDVCWDLYKIPSCRLLDEHSSFPSADVVVFHNREVIQGSQKMPTDLPRPHGQRWAWMSLESPAHNGNLQKFANIFNMTISYRRDADVTIPYGELQFVESEGNLPEDSHMNKTSLVCWVVSNYRNNQKRTQVYNELNAIVPVDVYGRWNKKPLSSDDLLPTISRCYFYLAFENSVAKDYITEKLWKNAYQGGAVPIVLGPPISDYNAVAPTHSFIHVDEFASVRFLGEYLQKLAEDRERYKEYFNWKKHWKVKVSVDWRERLCHICLQYNNLPQNKVYSDLEAWDKAYYT, from the coding sequence aTGAAATGCTGCTCCATGAAGACGGGACTACTTTTCTGCATTATGTGTGCTTTTTTGCTGTGTCTTCACAAAATACGTCAGAAAGGAAGCATTTACCACTCGACAAGCACTAAAAATTTGACCATCTTGTTGTGGAACTGGCCTTTTGGACGCAAATTCAGTCTGAAGGGTGATGTGTGCTGGGACCTCTACAAAATACCAAGCTGTAGACTGCTGGATGAGCATTCCTCGTTCCCCTCAGCTGATGTGGTGGTGTTCCACAACAGAGAAGTGATACAGGGAAGTCAGAAAATGCCCACCGACCTCCCACGACCACATGGCCAGAGGTGGGCCTGGATGTCCCTGGAGTCTCCTGCTCATAACGGAAACTTACAGAAGTTTGCAAACATCTTCAACATGACTATATCCTACAGAAGGGATGCTGATGTGACCATACCCTATGGTGAGCTTCAATTTGTGGAGTCCGAAGGTAACCTGCCGGAGGACAGCCACATGAATAAGACCTCTCTGGTCTGTTGGGTGGTCAGCAACTATAGGAACAACCAGAAACGGACCCAAGTGTACAACGAGCTGAATGCCATAGTTCCTGTGGATGTTTACGGGCGTTGGAATAAAAAGCCGCTCTCCTCTGACGATCTCTTACCAACAATCTCTCGCTGCTACTTTTATTTGGCCTTTGAGAACTCAGTGGCAAAGGATTATATTACAGAGAAGCTGTGGAAGAATGCTTACCAAGGAGGTGCTGTACCCATTGTACTCGGACCCCCGATAAGTGACTACAACGCTGTGGCTCCAACTCATTCTTTTATCCATGTCGATGAATTTGCATCAGTACGATTCCTGGGAGAGTACCTTCAAAAACTTGCAGAGGACAGGGAACGGTACAAGGAATATTTTAACTGGAAAAAACACTGGAAAGTGAAAGTTAGTGTAGACTGGAGGGAAAGGCTATGCCATATCTGTTTACAGTACAACAATTTACCTCAGAACAAGGTTTATTCAGATCTAGAGGCCTGGGATAAGGCTTATTACACTTAA